The Leuconostoc lactis genome includes a window with the following:
- the mobV gene encoding MobV family relaxase: MAHLKKNTRGAVPGLAVHFERKTDHHTNKEIDGSKSYLNQDLMADGSDMLSRFNARLNNVYCMKRDDVKALATWIVTLPEELTEAPYEQQSAFFEATTNFLNARYGQENAVAAVVHYDETTPHLHYAFVPVVFDDKKSRYKVSAKEVLTRHDLQTFHDDLDQHLKKVLPFYEQGILNNKTLPFENVAEIKKYNDQFNALKNELADVEDNIRAKQAVLKITDQALTEVDLAEKQIDAFKQALSKNLFGKTVLKPDDLDRFKNVLATMKKATLQSQHETEELKQTLGQVKAQLGDVQADYQNLKETHQALQKRQRKQQQLDYAMRDMLKNDYGVDKIAHTDVEARYVLYKLDHEELTKNKKVAQSWLKTLTTARADPDTKIAPTRLDRGIEQVKALINRIIELTRDLFKGPSL, translated from the coding sequence ATGGCGCATTTAAAGAAAAATACCCGTGGCGCAGTCCCTGGTTTAGCGGTTCACTTTGAACGTAAAACCGACCATCACACGAACAAAGAAATTGATGGGTCGAAATCCTATCTGAATCAAGATCTCATGGCGGATGGTTCTGATATGCTTTCACGCTTCAATGCGCGTTTAAATAACGTTTATTGCATGAAAAGAGACGATGTGAAGGCGTTAGCGACGTGGATAGTCACTTTACCTGAAGAACTCACAGAAGCCCCCTACGAGCAACAGAGCGCCTTTTTTGAAGCAACCACCAATTTTCTTAATGCACGTTATGGTCAAGAAAATGCCGTGGCCGCTGTGGTGCATTATGACGAGACAACCCCTCACTTGCACTATGCCTTTGTCCCCGTCGTTTTTGATGATAAAAAGTCACGTTATAAAGTATCCGCTAAAGAAGTACTCACACGCCATGATTTACAAACCTTTCATGATGATTTAGATCAACATTTAAAAAAGGTGCTGCCCTTTTATGAACAAGGGATTTTAAATAACAAAACCTTACCATTTGAGAATGTCGCTGAAATCAAAAAATACAATGATCAGTTTAACGCCTTAAAAAACGAACTAGCTGACGTTGAAGACAATATTAGGGCTAAACAGGCCGTACTTAAAATCACGGATCAAGCCTTAACGGAAGTTGACTTAGCCGAAAAACAAATTGATGCGTTTAAACAAGCCTTATCTAAAAACCTCTTTGGTAAGACGGTGCTGAAGCCAGATGACTTAGATCGCTTTAAAAACGTGTTAGCCACGATGAAGAAAGCCACCTTACAAAGCCAGCATGAGACAGAAGAACTCAAGCAAACATTAGGCCAAGTCAAAGCGCAATTAGGAGACGTCCAAGCAGACTATCAAAACCTGAAAGAAACGCATCAAGCGCTTCAGAAGCGACAGCGAAAACAGCAACAGCTGGATTATGCCATGCGAGACATGCTTAAAAATGATTATGGTGTCGACAAGATAGCCCATACGGATGTGGAGGCTCGGTATGTCCTTTATAAGCTAGATCATGAAGAACTTACAAAAAATAAAAAAGTAGCCCAGTCATGGTTAAAAACACTGACGACAGCTAGAGCAGATCCAGATACGAAAATAGCGCCAACTAGATTAGATCGCGGTATCGAACAAGTTAAAGCACTAATTAATCGAATCATTGAATTAACGCGTGATCTTTTTAAAGGACCCAGTCTTTAA
- a CDS encoding DNA methyltransferase: MIDSKIMETTKSILKDFGNTYFSDKGTLKRNKVIEDLDAYTPMLMKALLANQLIHDTYTESIVIDDKSVELFKLNQFIEMFTYKEYWQDSYTKFENKIGLTAGGKFIDETADVVLDFPFKDTVLKAGMTKEDQQDADELFFHETIAKAEIDQLLEPKIFVNATKYNQENLDGTSTDNFDDENLIVKGNNLIALHSIKDVYAGRVKLIYLDPPYNTGSDSFSYNDQFNHSTWLTFIKSRLEIARELLTDEGVIAVHIDDSEGPYLKVLMDSIFGRNSEMFTQYILVRYADKTLKSDMDYHKQIEQIHYYKKNNASVVHPFKSQEDYNYTKFIYSFDELESPFKTIELGGKRVDIFKKNQISLKKETANIHGLKEVWATGTILDGNSSGRFFRDYLTGRYNEDGYGVVYRVWGIGDDGNKYRYFTGPQKVGATKGKYFQGVPSAVQSGLVTTKLKPLEGFIDMAGAFGNIRHEGGVEMRSGKKPEKMLKEIIQRYSSENDIVLDFFGGSGSTAATALKMNRRFITVEQIDEQVYKLKKRLVNVINGDTTGISKDVNWQGGGSFVYAELMEKNQGYLKDVQQAETTKQLEDVVHRMIEGGADFDFRVDVEKVLQDPEYQSMSLADKKQLIVKVIDKNQLYYAYSDMDDRDVQELMSESDIAFNKSFYGERDL; the protein is encoded by the coding sequence ATGATTGATTCAAAAATTATGGAGACAACAAAGTCCATTTTGAAAGATTTTGGCAACACATATTTTTCAGATAAAGGCACTTTAAAGCGCAATAAAGTAATAGAAGACCTTGATGCGTACACACCTATGTTGATGAAGGCATTACTAGCTAATCAACTAATTCATGACACCTATACGGAGTCAATTGTTATAGATGATAAAAGTGTAGAACTGTTTAAGCTAAACCAGTTTATTGAAATGTTTACGTATAAAGAATACTGGCAAGATAGCTATACAAAATTTGAGAATAAAATTGGCCTTACTGCTGGCGGTAAGTTTATTGATGAGACTGCTGATGTTGTGCTAGATTTTCCCTTCAAAGATACCGTTTTAAAAGCTGGTATGACAAAAGAAGATCAACAAGATGCTGATGAACTTTTTTTTCATGAAACGATAGCTAAGGCTGAAATTGATCAATTATTGGAACCTAAAATATTTGTTAATGCTACTAAGTATAATCAAGAAAATTTAGACGGTACATCAACTGATAATTTTGATGACGAAAATTTGATTGTCAAAGGAAATAACTTGATTGCTTTGCATAGTATAAAAGACGTTTATGCTGGCAGGGTTAAACTAATTTATTTAGATCCGCCATATAATACTGGATCAGACTCTTTTTCGTATAATGATCAATTTAATCATTCGACCTGGTTGACATTTATTAAAAGCAGGCTAGAAATAGCTAGAGAATTACTAACTGATGAGGGCGTCATAGCAGTTCATATCGATGATTCAGAAGGTCCTTATCTTAAAGTATTAATGGATTCAATTTTTGGTAGAAATTCTGAAATGTTTACCCAATATATATTGGTGAGATATGCAGACAAAACATTAAAATCGGATATGGATTATCACAAACAAATTGAGCAAATTCACTATTACAAAAAGAATAATGCATCAGTAGTGCATCCTTTCAAAAGTCAAGAAGATTATAACTATACCAAATTTATTTATTCATTTGATGAGCTGGAATCACCTTTTAAAACCATAGAACTTGGCGGTAAGAGAGTTGATATCTTTAAGAAAAATCAAATAAGTTTAAAAAAAGAGACAGCGAACATACACGGGTTAAAAGAAGTTTGGGCCACAGGAACAATTTTAGATGGAAATTCTTCAGGACGTTTTTTTAGAGATTACCTAACCGGAAGATACAACGAAGATGGTTATGGTGTTGTTTATAGAGTATGGGGTATTGGTGATGATGGAAATAAATATAGGTATTTTACTGGTCCTCAAAAGGTCGGTGCAACGAAAGGTAAGTATTTCCAAGGAGTTCCAAGTGCAGTACAAAGCGGTTTAGTTACAACAAAATTAAAACCACTTGAGGGATTTATTGATATGGCAGGAGCATTTGGAAATATTCGCCACGAAGGTGGTGTAGAAATGAGAAGTGGGAAAAAGCCTGAAAAAATGCTAAAAGAGATTATTCAAAGATATTCTTCTGAAAACGATATTGTGTTAGATTTCTTTGGTGGATCCGGTTCTACAGCAGCAACAGCACTTAAAATGAACAGACGATTTATAACAGTTGAACAGATTGATGAACAAGTGTATAAACTGAAAAAAAGGTTAGTTAATGTTATTAATGGTGATACAACGGGCATCTCTAAAGACGTTAATTGGCAAGGCGGCGGATCATTTGTCTATGCTGAATTAATGGAAAAGAACCAAGGTTATCTCAAAGATGTCCAACAGGCCGAAACGACGAAGCAATTAGAAGATGTTGTTCATCGCATGATTGAAGGTGGCGCTGATTTTGATTTCCGAGTCGATGTTGAAAAAGTCCTGCAAGATCCTGAATACCAATCAATGTCATTGGCTGATAAAAAGCAGCTGATAGTCAAGGTCATTGATAAGAATCAGTTGTATTATGCGTACAGTGATATGGACGATCGTGATGTACAAGAGCTGATGTCTGAGAGTGATATTGCCTTTAATAAAAGCTTTTATGGGGAGCGTGATCTGTAA
- a CDS encoding RepB family plasmid replication initiator protein, with protein MSIIPESKTRQVHTLNELSKRKVVEHNSLITSIAKMDKTPLKMFELAVSLIDTENPPEDQTVYLSKRELFAFFQVDDSNKHSRFKEAVEKMQKQAFFQIKKEQDKGFKFISIVPIPYVEWTDYNDEVKIEFHREIMPYLINLKNNFTQHALSDIAELNSKYAIILYRWLSMNYNQYEHYSVKGGRREEQVESYRNPEISMRDLRQMTDTIDEYKRFDHFEKRVLNEPLSEITKHTTFNVTYEKLKKGRSIDSIVFRITKKQVADDISYKLDDPTYIDGKIRQEESEKDLVYEAMKSPYTKLLMEHFLLSYIDLTDTAILSGLQKNVYPLYDELKELRGLKGVKEHLAYIRDKQDDYSKKNIAKYLKKSIEQYLPIVKRQDIDHE; from the coding sequence ATGTCAATTATACCAGAATCAAAGACAAGGCAGGTACACACCTTGAATGAGTTATCAAAACGAAAAGTCGTCGAACATAACAGTTTAATCACTTCAATTGCCAAAATGGATAAGACACCACTCAAAATGTTTGAGTTGGCCGTTTCTCTAATAGATACGGAAAATCCCCCCGAAGATCAGACGGTTTATTTATCAAAGCGAGAGTTGTTTGCTTTTTTTCAAGTTGATGATAGCAACAAGCATAGTCGTTTTAAAGAAGCCGTTGAAAAAATGCAGAAACAAGCTTTTTTTCAGATTAAAAAAGAACAAGATAAAGGCTTTAAATTTATTAGTATTGTACCGATCCCGTATGTGGAATGGACAGATTATAATGACGAAGTAAAAATTGAATTTCATCGTGAAATTATGCCTTATCTAATTAATCTCAAAAATAATTTTACGCAACATGCTTTGTCAGATATTGCAGAATTGAACAGCAAATATGCAATAATTTTGTATCGTTGGTTATCGATGAATTACAATCAATACGAGCATTACAGCGTTAAAGGTGGACGGAGAGAGGAACAGGTTGAAAGTTACCGTAATCCCGAAATAAGCATGCGAGATTTACGTCAAATGACAGATACAATTGATGAATATAAACGATTTGATCATTTTGAAAAAAGAGTACTGAATGAACCATTGTCAGAAATTACTAAACACACAACTTTCAATGTAACTTACGAAAAGCTCAAAAAAGGGCGGAGTATTGATAGTATTGTCTTTCGTATCACTAAAAAACAAGTTGCAGATGATATTAGTTACAAGTTAGATGATCCAACTTATATTGACGGTAAGATAAGGCAAGAAGAAAGTGAAAAAGACCTCGTATATGAAGCTATGAAAAGTCCATATACAAAATTGCTGATGGAACATTTCTTATTGTCGTATATTGATTTGACGGATACGGCTATTTTGTCAGGGCTACAGAAAAATGTTTATCCACTCTATGACGAATTAAAAGAGTTACGTGGTTTAAAGGGCGTGAAAGAACACTTAGCATATATCAGAGATAAACAAGATGACTATTCGAAAAAGAATATTGCTAAGTATCTTAAAAAATCGATTGAACAGTATCTACCAATCGTTAAAAGGCAGGATATAGATCATGAGTGA
- a CDS encoding DEAD/DEAH box helicase family protein — protein MAKKKSRELVLPIVHEINDYTSDFLKNDEPRHAFVYPDYIKHNLKHQLRDYQKQSLYNLNYTQKDTNVASRFNQLLFHMATGSGKTDVMAADMLYFYHEFGYQNFLFVVNTNAVIAKTRENMLNVQSPKYLFSQPLNIDGMPIELREVTRFPTNSEPGVIYLRLTTIQTLANELNTPRENGLTYGDLEKQKLIILADEAHHFSAGTKSKADQKNKAWEYVLDRIRQANKANRQLEFTATIDLNNEFIYEKYRDKVIFQYDLKEFQNAGYSKKIARLQANADDNEKMLNAVLLSQYRKHMAIQAGVRDFKPVILFKSNKIDVSKAARDQFLTLLDKLTTEDLAQFIAKQRQTTQSSTLRQAYTYYQTIDMGGLVRELQRDFQPLNTINVNDTSSNGILGDLNDLRNLNTLEEPSNPFRAIFAVAKLSEGWDVLNLYDIVRIGEQPITSTQTNSEAQLIGRGARYNPFVYEEATSFTRRFDHSTPELQILESLHYHTINDKKYIDNLTKSFEAMQLQVEDDKDFDILTTTVKASFKRSDVYQYGKLYYNDVEDVPESEYNGLAKYGVPVAELPTVNIETATLEATAFDTQNVAGMNETRLVKIDDALVKKAMARNPFFRFNTMKKYMPTLNSISEFMYEAQWLGQIKEIQATVSMGSDAVLSRETQLLVVEKYLAYIQRMLIMNYKRQRGTNKFIGLPIKDAVQDYQKRVPVNYSDAGVHELIQTYDYKKAPWFVYNEAIVDKLERSLIELIQGYIEELQNKYKDVYLIRSDERNTKLKLHEFAGDVSHYAGFLPDFVLYLANESYIYQIYIEPKGTQLLEQDQWKEDLLTSISPESVDVIGENDQVKLYGVKFYVAGDARQVRKNIQTLAL, from the coding sequence ATGGCCAAAAAGAAATCACGAGAACTTGTCTTACCTATTGTTCATGAGATTAACGACTATACGAGTGACTTTTTAAAAAACGACGAACCCCGACATGCGTTTGTTTATCCGGACTACATTAAGCACAATCTCAAGCATCAGTTACGTGATTATCAAAAGCAATCACTATACAACTTGAATTACACGCAAAAGGATACCAATGTTGCCAGTCGCTTTAATCAATTGTTATTCCATATGGCCACTGGTTCTGGAAAAACTGATGTGATGGCAGCCGATATGCTGTATTTTTACCATGAATTTGGCTATCAAAATTTTCTTTTTGTTGTTAATACAAACGCGGTGATTGCTAAAACTCGTGAAAACATGCTGAATGTTCAGTCACCAAAGTACCTCTTTTCACAACCACTCAATATTGATGGGATGCCGATTGAATTGCGAGAAGTCACCCGATTTCCAACAAATAGTGAACCAGGCGTGATCTACTTGCGGCTCACAACGATCCAAACTTTAGCAAATGAATTAAATACACCACGCGAAAATGGTTTAACTTATGGTGATTTAGAGAAACAGAAGTTGATTATTCTAGCTGATGAAGCGCATCATTTTTCTGCCGGCACAAAGAGTAAAGCAGATCAAAAAAATAAAGCGTGGGAATATGTCTTAGACCGTATTCGACAAGCTAATAAAGCGAATCGACAGTTAGAATTCACGGCCACAATTGATTTAAATAACGAGTTTATTTATGAAAAATATCGTGATAAAGTCATCTTCCAATATGATTTAAAAGAGTTTCAAAATGCTGGTTACTCAAAGAAAATTGCTCGTTTACAAGCCAATGCTGATGATAACGAAAAGATGCTGAATGCGGTATTGCTATCACAATATCGTAAGCACATGGCGATCCAGGCGGGTGTACGAGATTTTAAGCCAGTTATTTTATTTAAGTCAAATAAAATTGACGTTTCAAAAGCGGCCCGTGATCAATTTTTGACACTGCTTGATAAATTAACTACTGAAGATCTAGCGCAATTTATTGCAAAGCAACGCCAAACCACGCAATCATCTACTTTGCGCCAAGCGTATACGTATTATCAAACAATTGATATGGGGGGCTTGGTCCGGGAATTGCAACGTGATTTTCAACCATTAAATACAATTAATGTTAATGATACGAGTAGCAATGGTATTTTAGGTGACTTAAATGATTTACGTAATTTAAATACCCTAGAAGAACCAAGCAATCCATTTAGAGCTATTTTCGCAGTCGCCAAGCTTTCTGAAGGTTGGGATGTCTTAAATTTGTATGATATTGTCCGCATTGGAGAGCAACCCATTACGTCAACACAAACCAATAGTGAGGCGCAATTAATTGGTCGTGGTGCGCGCTACAATCCCTTCGTCTATGAGGAGGCAACATCGTTTACGCGACGGTTTGACCATAGCACGCCAGAATTACAGATATTAGAGTCCTTACACTATCACACGATTAATGATAAAAAATATATTGATAATCTGACAAAATCTTTTGAAGCAATGCAGCTCCAAGTTGAAGATGATAAAGACTTTGATATTTTAACCACGACAGTTAAAGCGTCATTTAAGCGTTCCGATGTCTATCAATATGGCAAGCTGTATTACAATGACGTCGAAGATGTCCCTGAGAGTGAATACAATGGGTTGGCAAAATACGGTGTTCCCGTTGCGGAACTACCTACCGTCAATATTGAGACGGCAACCCTAGAAGCAACTGCCTTTGATACACAAAATGTTGCTGGTATGAATGAGACACGACTGGTAAAGATTGATGATGCCCTCGTCAAAAAAGCAATGGCACGGAATCCTTTCTTCAGATTCAATACCATGAAAAAATATATGCCGACGCTAAATTCTATCTCGGAGTTTATGTATGAGGCACAGTGGTTGGGGCAAATAAAAGAAATCCAAGCGACGGTATCGATGGGTTCAGATGCAGTGCTTAGTCGAGAAACACAGCTATTAGTCGTTGAAAAATATCTAGCCTATATTCAGCGCATGTTAATCATGAACTATAAGCGCCAACGCGGAACCAATAAGTTTATTGGGTTGCCAATTAAAGATGCCGTTCAGGATTATCAGAAGCGTGTACCAGTTAACTATTCTGATGCTGGGGTTCATGAGTTAATTCAAACTTATGACTATAAAAAGGCACCTTGGTTTGTCTATAACGAGGCTATTGTCGATAAATTGGAACGTAGTCTAATCGAACTGATCCAAGGCTATATTGAAGAGCTGCAAAACAAGTACAAAGATGTTTACCTGATTCGTAGTGATGAGCGTAATACTAAGCTAAAATTGCATGAATTTGCTGGAGATGTGTCTCACTATGCTGGTTTCTTACCGGACTTTGTTCTGTATTTGGCTAATGAGTCTTATATTTATCAGATTTATATTGAACCAAAGGGTACCCAATTGCTGGAGCAAGACCAATGGAAAGAGGACTTGTTAACCAGTATTTCGCCTGAAAGTGTTGATGTGATTGGTGAAAATGATCAAGTTAAATTGTACGGTGTTAAATTCTATGTTGCGGGTGATGCTCGTCAGGTTCGAAAAAATATTCAAACTCTAGCCCTTTAA
- a CDS encoding HTH domain-containing protein yields the protein MSENLKTIRELADELGVSKQAIWQKIKRDTSIDLRQFTSTKGNTVYVDVDGQKAIKSMFSTDSSTRDRQRKEDIDDNKKDDVDEQDEVKFLRNLVSEIQSEKRELHKLLDQQQRLALQDKKLLAEYKAEIKDLKALAMPSREDEKDVSPQSETEPVEAQTKPKKWWQFKKRGQKND from the coding sequence ATGAGTGAAAATTTAAAAACAATTCGAGAACTTGCTGATGAATTGGGTGTTTCAAAGCAGGCTATATGGCAAAAGATAAAAAGAGATACGTCAATCGATTTACGTCAATTTACATCAACAAAAGGCAACACTGTTTACGTTGATGTTGATGGACAAAAAGCTATTAAATCAATGTTCTCAACCGATTCGTCAACAAGAGACCGTCAACGAAAAGAGGATATTGACGACAACAAAAAAGATGATGTTGATGAACAAGATGAAGTGAAATTCCTTCGAAATTTAGTATCAGAAATTCAATCTGAAAAGAGAGAGCTACATAAGTTACTAGATCAGCAACAACGATTGGCCTTGCAAGATAAAAAACTCCTAGCAGAGTACAAAGCAGAAATCAAAGATTTGAAAGCTTTAGCGATGCCGAGTCGTGAGGATGAAAAAGATGTGTCACCCCAAAGTGAAACAGAACCAGTAGAAGCGCAAACTAAACCTAAAAAGTGGTGGCAATTTAAAAAACGAGGGCAAAAAAATGATTGA